From a single bacterium genomic region:
- a CDS encoding isoprenylcysteine carboxylmethyltransferase family protein has product MPLLAHEDLELDSRREGDRLDTLLQLPAGPSAIHFLQVEGTPVPFNPPPEVVDTGPYRYVRNPMVTGVFVLLFGLGFAFDSIALVCLFTPLYVLAHAWELKEIEEPELERRLGEEYIEYRNRTPMFIPRLGLPTISSTPFATRYRGSSYHSWHFFSIARIRDESSIGAIPVEPPVVIRTLGSRVEDCCLSECGRMKDPRMGVIHRDPAQRRIFQGSVKTETRSLGPGVGHPVEHLDRHTR; this is encoded by the coding sequence TTGCCACTCCTCGCGCACGAGGATCTCGAGCTCGACTCCCGGCGTGAAGGAGACCGTCTCGACACTCTGCTTCAGCTCCCGGCCGGTCCTTCCGCGATTCACTTTCTGCAAGTCGAGGGAACGCCAGTACCGTTCAATCCGCCTCCCGAGGTGGTTGATACCGGACCCTACCGCTACGTCAGGAATCCCATGGTCACCGGCGTCTTCGTCCTTCTCTTCGGCCTCGGCTTTGCCTTCGACTCCATCGCACTCGTGTGCCTCTTCACGCCACTCTATGTGCTGGCCCACGCCTGGGAGCTAAAAGAGATCGAAGAGCCGGAGCTGGAGAGACGGTTGGGTGAGGAGTACATCGAGTATCGAAACAGGACTCCGATGTTCATTCCCAGGCTCGGCCTTCCTACTATCAGCAGTACTCCGTTTGCTACGCGATACCGTGGGTCTTCTTACCATTCGTGGCACTTCTTCTCAATCGCACGGATTCGGGACGAAAGCAGCATTGGAGCGATACCGGTTGAGCCACCTGTGGTGATCAGAACCCTGGGGTCAAGGGTCGAGGACTGCTGCCTTTCCGAATGCGGGAGGATGAAAGATCCTCGGATGGGAGTCATCCATCGCGATCCAGCGCAGAGAAGGATCTTCCAGGGCTCGGTCAAAACAGAAACGCGCAGTCTTGGGCCTGGCGTCGGGCATCCGGTCGAGCACCTCGACCGACATACCCGATAG
- a CDS encoding pirin — translation MARILVQATLPHSRPTTHEFERVNGRFTLYMNAPPSVGLPYGSYPRLAMAWLSTEAVRRREREIELGPTFSSFMYKLGLTPVTGKRGTTSRLRGQLHRLFSTTIRCSYSDETEGHAAGVGFAIAHKHQLWWSPRDPEQRPLWNSAVVLSSEFYDELVAHAVPIDLRALKALKGSPLALDIYSWLTYRMSYLRKPCLIPWQALQTQFGADYGRLRDFKRKFLGHLGDVLHIYPAARVSEQPTGLLLRQSPNHVHRIRDTRDRPSEARPPTSSRRCR, via the coding sequence ATGGCCCGGATCCTCGTCCAGGCCACATTGCCCCATAGCCGACCGACGACGCACGAGTTCGAGAGGGTCAACGGCCGCTTCACTCTCTACATGAACGCGCCGCCTTCGGTCGGGCTGCCCTACGGCTCGTACCCGAGGCTCGCGATGGCCTGGCTCTCGACCGAGGCCGTCCGAAGACGAGAGCGCGAGATCGAGCTCGGCCCGACCTTCTCGAGCTTCATGTACAAGCTGGGCCTGACGCCGGTGACGGGCAAGCGCGGCACGACCTCACGCCTGCGCGGCCAGCTCCACCGGCTCTTCTCCACCACGATCCGCTGTAGCTACTCCGACGAGACTGAGGGCCACGCCGCCGGCGTCGGCTTCGCCATCGCGCACAAGCACCAGCTTTGGTGGTCGCCGCGCGATCCCGAACAGCGGCCCCTCTGGAACTCTGCCGTCGTCCTGAGCTCAGAGTTCTACGACGAGCTCGTTGCCCACGCCGTACCCATCGACCTCCGCGCTCTCAAAGCCCTTAAGGGGTCGCCCTTGGCCCTCGATATCTACTCCTGGCTCACCTACCGGATGAGCTACCTGCGGAAGCCATGTCTCATCCCGTGGCAGGCACTCCAGACACAGTTCGGAGCCGACTACGGGCGACTCCGGGACTTCAAGCGGAAGTTCCTCGGCCACCTGGGCGACGTCTTACACATCTACCCGGCGGCGCGCGTCTCGGAGCAGCCTACGGGCCTCCTGCTCCGACAGTCACCGAACCACGTCCACCGGATTCGCGACACGCGTGATAGACCATCTGAGGCGCGACCACCAACATCATCACGGCGCTGTAGATGA
- a CDS encoding lactonase family protein, with protein MKKRQALERVTAMQNVRIATLVVVLSAGSVPLGADFPVILQAVCDVDLPTCEPASGIQGLRGVRQVALSPDGKHAYAAVALDDALIVFSIHSATGKLTFVESFFDTDVGIDGLDSARSLAVSPDGKNVYVAALVDSSISWYDRDSGTGKLTFNAIIKDTDVGIDGLGGAHAVVVSPDGEHVYVAARSEDEVSVFTRAGATGDLTFLEIEDDGVGGVDGLDAAEALALSPDGEHLYVAGENDNAVAVFERETAAGANFGKLTFLEVEREGVGGVDGMTGANGVAVSPDGDNVYVACERTGGGGDWAAVFTRDDNSMSGTFGELTFVQDLQEEDFGTATTGIFAFCTGVGPDNSGVAVTPDDSQAYLTNPFRGTVAVFDRSVVDGSLTLSDSICDLGFGTEGLAGTVAISLNADGSRAYTAASSFETVSVVCTDPDDDIDLSDAGTVSVDTTEIGCNSITAGGDISGYIVDNGAEVVFVTSEAILTNGFEVLDGTFIVTDRDP; from the coding sequence GTGAAGAAGCGCCAGGCGCTGGAGCGGGTAACGGCAATGCAGAACGTGCGGATCGCAACACTGGTAGTCGTGCTGTCGGCGGGCTCCGTACCGCTTGGCGCTGACTTCCCGGTCATCTTGCAGGCGGTCTGTGATGTCGACCTGCCGACCTGCGAGCCCGCAAGTGGGATCCAGGGCCTCCGTGGCGTCCGGCAGGTGGCTCTCAGCCCCGATGGCAAGCACGCCTACGCGGCTGTCGCTCTCGACGATGCCCTCATCGTCTTCTCGATCCACTCAGCGACCGGCAAGCTGACCTTCGTCGAGTCGTTCTTCGACACTGACGTCGGTATCGACGGCCTCGACTCGGCGCGCAGTCTGGCGGTCAGCCCGGACGGCAAGAACGTCTATGTCGCCGCGCTGGTCGACTCCTCGATCTCCTGGTACGACCGGGACTCAGGGACCGGCAAGCTGACCTTCAACGCAATCATCAAGGACACCGACGTGGGGATCGACGGCCTGGGCGGGGCGCACGCGGTGGTGGTCAGCCCCGACGGCGAGCACGTCTACGTGGCGGCGCGTAGCGAGGACGAGGTCTCGGTCTTCACGCGCGCCGGCGCCACCGGCGACCTGACGTTCCTCGAGATCGAGGACGACGGCGTTGGTGGCGTGGACGGCCTGGATGCCGCCGAGGCGCTGGCTCTCAGCCCCGACGGCGAGCATCTCTACGTGGCCGGCGAGAACGACAACGCGGTCGCCGTGTTCGAGCGCGAGACGGCCGCCGGCGCCAACTTCGGCAAGCTGACCTTTCTCGAGGTGGAGAGGGAGGGTGTCGGCGGTGTCGATGGGATGACCGGCGCCAACGGGGTTGCGGTCAGTCCCGACGGCGACAACGTCTATGTGGCGTGCGAACGCACTGGGGGCGGCGGCGACTGGGCCGCGGTCTTCACCCGGGACGACAACTCCATGTCCGGGACCTTCGGCGAGCTGACTTTTGTCCAGGATCTGCAAGAGGAGGACTTCGGCACCGCAACGACCGGCATCTTCGCCTTCTGCACGGGGGTCGGCCCGGACAACTCCGGAGTGGCGGTGACCCCCGACGACAGCCAGGCCTATCTGACCAACCCCTTCCGCGGCACGGTGGCGGTCTTCGACCGGAGCGTCGTCGACGGCAGCCTGACCCTCTCGGACTCGATCTGCGACCTGGGGTTCGGCACCGAGGGACTCGCCGGGACCGTCGCCATCAGCCTCAACGCCGACGGCAGCCGCGCCTATACCGCCGCCTCCTCATTCGAGACCGTGAGCGTCGTGTGCACCGATCCGGACGACGATATCGATCTCTCCGATGCCGGCACGGTGAGCGTGGATACGACCGAGATCGGCTGCAACTCGATCACCGCCGGCGGCGACATCAGCGGCTACATCGTCGACAACGGGGCCGAGGTCGTGTTCGTGACCTCAGAAGCGATCCTGACGAACGGCTTCGAGGTGCTCGACGGAACGTTCATCGTCACCGATCGGGATCCCTGA